The following nucleotide sequence is from Psychroflexus torquis ATCC 700755.
TACAGGTATGTTCTAGACCAGCGCCAAGAAGATTTGGTTTCTTTAGAGTCTGAAATTAAATTTGCAAAAACTTACCTCAACTTATTGATGATGAGATTTGAAGATAGTCTGCTTTTTAAAATTTCTATTTCAGATAACACCTTCCAAATTATCCCCCTTTCTCTTCAGCTTTTATTGGAAAATGCCATCAAACACAATAAAGTGACTGAACACCAACCCCTACACATTCACATTTATATAGACGAAAACTACTTAGTGGTTGAAAACACATTAAACCTTAAACCCAAGACCTCGAATAGGAAGGGCATTGGTCTAGATAATATTATAAAGCGTTTTGCAGTCTTTACCGATAAAGAAATTTTATTAGAAGAGAATTCGACTCACTTTAAAGTGAAACTTCCTCTAATTTAACCTCAAAACGTACGAGCTCAAGCCTAGGAAACAGACAAAAAATAAAAGACTACTTTAAATGAACTACCTCGATGCAAGCATACGAGGTATCCAAAAAAAATCAGAACAACCTCATCTGATCTTTTTTATGTAGCACATCATATTCCTTATCCATTCCCTGATCACGAACGTATTTCGATATAGCACTCTCCATCCCGAATTTACTCACAGTGTTCACAAAATAACCGCTAGACCAAAAAGCTCCACCCCATACTATTTTCTTTACTTCTGGATGCCTTTGAAATATCTCTCTGACCGTACTACTTTTCAACATCTTCACTATTGACTTGGGACTTTTCAGCGGAACCGATTGCAACAAAAAATGAGCGTGATCCTTATCGATACCTATCTCTAAAGAATGAATCTCATAGCGTTTTTCAATTTCAAGACACACCTCTATCAAGGTGTGATCCACTTTTTTGTCAAAAACTAACCTTCGATACTTTGCAGGAAAAACAAAATGGTACAACAATACTGAAACATTATGTGATTTGTGTATATATTTACTATTGGTCATACAAAAATCTAAAACTTACGCTGCAAGCAGCGGGGAATTAAACCCTAAGTGATTAAAAAATTGAAAACTAATAGTATAAACCTAATTTTATTGAGATGAAAACCCTTGTAATCATAGAAGACGAAAAACCTGCCGCTAGACGTTTAGAACGCATCATTAATGACTTGGGTTATGAGGTTCAGCAAAAGTTACATTCGGTCGAAGAGTCTATTGACTGGTTTCAACATCAACCTAAAGTGGATTTGATATTTCTCGACATCCAATTGAGCGATGGATTATCTTTTGAAATTTTTGAAAAGGTGAAAGTAGAAGCTGATATTATTTTCACAACAGCCTACGATGAATATGCCTTAAAGGCTTTTAAGTTGAACAGTATCGATTACCTCCTAAAACCCATAGATGTCGAAGAACTTTCGCATGCCCTCCAGAAATTCGAAAAAAGACATATTCCAAAACTCATCGATCCAGAGGCTTTAAAGAATTTGATGCAGGAGCAAACTTCAACATCTTCTTTTAAAACAAGGTTTTCAGTCAAAGTAGGAGACCATATTAAAACCTATCCGATAGACGAGATTGCCTGTTTTTATAGCGAATACAAAGCAACTTCCCTCGTTACATTTGAAGGTAAGAGTTATGTTATCGATGATTCTTTGAACACCTTAGAACAGCAATTGCCAACTACCGATTTTTTTAGAATTAATAGAAGCCATTTTATTAATTATAAAGCCATACAAGATCTGGTGAGCTATTCTTCAAGTCGGATCAAAGTCAATCTTAAGGGAGTAAAGGAACCAGCCATAGTGAGTAGGGAGCGTGTCTCTGACTTTAAGAAATGGATCGGATAATATGGAGTAAACATCTTCTAGTTCAGTCAAATAAAGATTCTATAAACTCTAAAACCATCTTTAAAAAATAGTGATACTTTTTAGGTTTTAGTTAAATATATTTTAACGAATCAAGCAAATTAATAGTTATAGTTTAAATTTATACTATAATTTAAGAAATGAGACTTATCTATTTCATCTTAGCTTTATCGCTATTCACATCCCAAGTCGATGATTATACGATCGATGTTACTGAGGTGAATCTTACTATTGAGGTTGAAGAAAGAAAAGTGTTTAATGAAGAAGACATCTTTATAAATTCATTTCTAAACCCCAATTTTAAATTCCTTTTTATAAAAAATAGAAAGTTTAAATTTTGCCTACTTAGTTTTGATCAAATCCACTTAGAATTAAAACTGATTCCCCCAGATGTATTGAGTTAACAGAACTGAAGCTTCTTTTTAACTTAAATACGATTCAATGAAAATTTATTTTATTTTAATAGGATTTTTCCTATCCTATAACTCCTTAGCCCAAGTTGAAGAATCTAAACTTGGTGCATGGTACATGTATTTTTACAACGTAAATTTGAACGAAAGTGCTTGGGGTATTCAAGGTGACTTTCAATACCGTCATTGGAATACCATTGGTGATCTCGAACAATTATTATTGAGATCTGGGTTGACTTATACACCCAAAAACACCACTGCTGTTTTTACTGTAGGTTATGCTAATATTACAACTGGCACACCAGGTGAAAGCGATAACACCTTCGGCGAAAACAGAATATATCAAGAAGCACTGATACCTCAAAAAATCGCTAAGCGCTTTTTTTTAACGCATCGCTTTAGGTACGAGCAACGGTGGGTAGAAAACCAAGACTTTAGAACACGTTTGCGTTACAATTTATTTTTGAACATTACTTTAAATGGTACAGAATTAAAAAAAGGAGTGTTTTACGCCGCATTTTATAACGAACTGTTTATGAATGGTGAGCGCTCAAATGGTGTATCCGATCTTGAATTATTTGACCGTAACAGGACCTATTTTGGTTTGGGCTATGCCCTAAGTTCTAGTTCCCGTATTCAATTAGGTTGGATGCGTCAAGAAACCAATAATTGGACCAAAGGTCAACTCCAATTTAGTTTACATCAAAACTTAAACTTTTAAAACAACAAATTATGAAACGATTATTTTATACAATCACACTATTCTCAGCTTTAGGTTTAGTGAGTTGTACAAATACAAGCACAACAGCTGAAGAGAAAAAAGGTCAAGAAACTTCAAATGAAGAAAAAGCGCTATTATATTCAGATGAATGTATTTCTGAATTAGAAGCGGTAAAGGCCCAAAAACAATGGGGCGATGGCATTGTGCGGATTGGTAATGTATATACTGAAGGTGGCGATTACTCCAATGAAGCAGCCGAATTTATACAAGATAAGTACGGCTATGATTTAGGGAGTGTATTATTTAAACCAACATTAGCCTCCGAACGTCAGTTTAGACCAAGTTTTGATGCTGCGCTTTCCTATTTTGTAGGGGACAACGATGCTTACCCAGAAGATAATGGCTTTGCAATTAAACCCTATAGCAATGTTAAGTTTGAAAATATTGGTATTATCAACAATAATTGTCGAGTGGCAATAGCTATGGGAAACTATTATTTTACAATGGATGATGGTAGCGATGTAAAAGTCGAATATACCTTTGCCTATGTTAAAGATAAAAATGGGAAACTAAGAATAGCAGCTCACCAATCGTCTTTACCTTATTCGCCAAATTAGTATCAACAACAGCTTAATGATTAAAAACCATCTAGAAAGGACAAAATTTAATCATTATGCTATAAAACCACCTAAGTATTAGAGGCTAAAGCAGAAAACCTGCTTAAATCTAACTACCAATAGGTATTTGCGTCCTCAAAAATAAATTAAGCTCATAAAACTAACAATTCTCATTAAATGGTTAATATTTAGTTTTATAGCCTTCAATAATTAAATGATTTATTGTAAAAAATCAGCTTTGTATTAACAAATAGAGCTACTACGAATCCTAGCCTTTAAAAATAAGATTAATAATAAATTCAATCAAACTCAAAAACTAAATATGATGAAAAACCCTTTAAAAATTATAGTAGTTACATTTACTTTTTTCTCTTTATTAGCCTGCAATCTAGAGAAGAAGACAAATTTGGAAGAATCAAATTCAGAAGCGAAAACCCAATCTGAAGCCCTGGTTGAAAAAGTATTATCCAAGCAAGAGCAAGACGCCTTAACTCCAGACCAGGTCATCAAATCGCTTAAAGAAGGAAATGTTCGTTTTACAAATAATGATCTTACCAAAAGAGACCATTCCAAACAGGTTAGAAATAGCACGCTTTCACAGTTTCCTAAAGCAATAGTGCTATCCTGTGTGGACAGCAGAGTACCTGTTGAAGATGTTTTTGACCGAGGAATTGGCGACCTATTCGTCGCTAGAGTAGCTGGTAACTTTGTGAATGAAGATATCTTGGGTAGCATGGAATTTGCTTGTAAAGTTTCCGGTTCAAAACTTATTTTAGTAATGGGTCACGAACACTGCGGCGCCATAAAAGCAGCCATAGATGATGTGAAATTGGGAAACATAACCTCTATGCTAGGAAATATAAAGCCCGCTGTGGAAAGCATAGAATATGCTGGAGAAAGAACGTCTAAGAATGAAGAATTTGTACATATGGTCTGTGAGAGCAATGTAAAAAATACTATAGACCAAATTAGAATAAACAGTCCTATTCTAAAAGAAATGGAGGCTAACGGAGAAATAAAAATTGTAGGTTCCGTTTATGATATGGATAATGGGAAGGTTGTTTGGTTAGAATAGAGTCCTATTGAAACAAAATATCTATAATGTAGAATATTTAAGTGCCATCTTAAAATTTAGAACTTTTACCATTTGGATCTTCGTTTAATTTAAATCAAAAAGCCTGTTTAAGAAATTAAACAGGCTTTTTTTTAGTTTATATGGTTCTAAACCAAATAGAATTTAAATAATCTTATATTTTTTTCTATCCATTTCCTTCAGGTATACTTTTCTAATTCTCAAGTGTTTTGGGGTTATACCAAATTAGACCTATAATGACGCAATAAATCGTTTTTTGGTTTTAGTGATGTTGACGGTCATATCGTCAGATCTTGAATTTTCACCTATCACCTGACCTTCATAAATTTCTTTGCCTGGTGTGACAAAAAACTTGCCTCTGTCTTGAAGCTTCTCGATAGAATAAGGAATAGCTTTTCCTTTTTCCATAGATACCAACAAACCATTTTGACGTTGAGAAATATTGCCTTTGAGAGGTTGAAATTCTTTATAAAAGTGAGCTATAAACGCTTTACCAGCAGTAGCAGTCATCAATTGATTTCTTAAACCAATGATACCACGTGAAGGGATTAAAACTGAATAGTCATTCGGTTTCCTTTACCTTCCATACTTAGCATTTCACCTTTTCTCAAGGTTATCATTTCAACGGATTTACCTGAAATATCTTCCGGTAAATCAATAGTCAATTCTTCAATCGACTCACACTTAACACCGTCAATCTCCTTTATAATTACCTGAAGTTGACCGATTTGAAGTTCTTAACCTTCTCTTCTCATTGTTTCAATAAGAAGAGATAAGTGCATGACACCACGTCCAATAGCTATACGACCCATTTAAGACGAAAAGTCTAAAGAGGTAATAAGTAGTTGTGTTTTTCCTTCTCTAACCTCAGCAGAGTCAACATGTTCAATAACCATGTCCAATAGAGGTTCACTATTTTCAGTTTTTTCTTTCGGGCTATCACTCATCCAGTTATTAAGTGCCGAACCGTAAACAGCGGGAAAGTCCAATTGCCATTCTTCTGCACCAAACTCAAACATCAAGTCAAACACTTTTTCGTGTACCTCTTCTAGAGTACAATTAAGCTTATCGACTTTATTGATAACAACACATGGCTTAAGACCTAAATCTAAAGCTTTTTGTAAAACGAAACGCTTCTGTGGCATAGGACCTTCAAAGGCATCTACCAATAGCAAAACTCAATCGGCCATATTCAAAATACGCTCTACTTCTCCTCCAAAATCGGTGTGACCAGGAGTGTCAATACTATCTATTTTGGTGTCTTTATAGACTACAGAGACATTTTTAGATACAATAGTAATTCCACCCTAACGCTCCAAATCATTAGTATCTAATACCAAATTATATTTATAATGCCGTATGAATAAATTGAATTATACTACGACGTAGCTCAGCACAGGTTTTTTGATTGATTGAAATCAAAAATAAGTAGCATAGCATTAGCTACGGTAATTATTTTTGATGAAAAGCAGGCGAAAAAAGCCTGTGCCGAATTCGTATCGGTAAAACGATTTATTGCGACATTATTGGTCTAATTTGGTATAAGATAAGATCTCCTGTTGATTCGTTGTCGCGAAACAATTTACAGTAATGCATAATTTTATCTCCCAAGGTTGTTATACCGTAGTAGACGTGAGCAATAATAGCAATATTCTTGATGTTCATAAAAAGGCATAATTTAAATGCTTTAAATTATGCCTTTTTATGATATTGTCCTGTTTTATGATGTGAAAATAACTAGACACCAACACCTTACAAGATTTTAACGATTTAATAAACTCAGGATATGATTCTCTAACTTAGGATCATTTAGGTTCAAAGAATTATCTGTAATTGTAAAAGATTGATCAACAACATATACTTTATTGAGATAATTTCTAAAAAAAGAATACTTACTAAAGGGGGCATCAGAGATAATTTGAAATTCGGTGCTATATTTAAAGTCGAGTTGTTTTAACGCATTTTGCCAAAGAGCTCCGTTTTGAAAATCTAAGTTTATACTTAAAAACTTAACTTTAGGATATTTATCTCTCAACTCATCGATTTTTTTCAAATTGCTTTTTTTGGCCTCCAAGGATAAAGCGGACCACGTATACAAAACCACAGGCTGTCCTTGAGCAAGAGATTTAAAACTTAGAGTGTCTGAACTGGTGGATTTAAATCTTGCCTCTTTCAAGCTACTCCCTATTAGATATTGACTTTGAATAGCTGTTAATTGATGTAATTCTTCTTCATCTAATGTAGGGCGATCAAATTTCTGAATGATGGATAAGGTTTCTTCTAGCTGAGCTTTAGTTTGAGAAAAAACAATTTCGCGCCGAATTAGTCGATTAAAAAAGTTGGTTTTCAAATAGTCATTTTCAAATAACTCGTGAACTAAATTCAACCGTCGCTTTAGGTTTTTATGGTCATTCAAATCGAAGCACTCTCTGTTGGAAGGTTCACAAACTTCAATAGAATAATTTTTAAGATAGTTATCCAAAAATCGCATATAACTAAAGTTGGAAACTAAATCGGAATCATTAAAATTCACATCTTCTCGATAGCTAAAATAATCTTTTGGAAATTCTTTAAATTTTACTGGGATGTATTTCCTTATGAGAAATGCGTAGCGTTCTCGCATATCATAATGTTCATAATTAATAGTACTTAAGGCGATATTCTTAAAGTAAGGACTAAAATTCGATTTACTCTCTAGAGTGTTGAATTTTGCCAGTCTTAATGCCCTCAAAGAGTCAGTTTTTTTGGTAAAAGCGTCTGGAGATATTCTATAGTAGGAAAGAATTAGATCGTTATCCTCTTCATTAAGAAGAAACATGTTGATCAAAAAATTATTTTCTTCTGAAGAGTCTCCATCAAAACTTAAGGATTCGTCAAAGGCCATAGTATTCACCCTTAATACTGAACTATCTCCGGGCTTCAAATACATCGATTGACTTTCTGGATGGTGCTTAAAAGTATAAACAGATTCTTTATCTATAGAAAATCTGAAACCGAAGTTATTGTTAGAATCTAAAGCAATGGTGTCAATAATGTCATCATTATGTTTAAGAGTGACGTAATTAGTATTTGGGTTAACAATTCTACCACCGACATAAGTTTCCTTATCTTCAGTGTGATTTGTACATGACAAAAAACTTAATATTAGTAATAGGTAGGTATATCTCATAAAAACTGAACAATCCACACAAATCTAACTTTACCAAATCGTTGAATATGTTAACTCACAGTTAAAAAAGCAGTTTTGTTAATCCTTCATGAATTGTCATAAATTGATTACTTTTGCAAAAAATTAGATTTATTATGCTTTCAGTTTCAAATCTTTCTGTGCAATTTGGTAAACGTATTCTTTTTGATGAAGTCAATACGACCTTTACCACTGGGAATTGCTATGGTATTATTGGTGCCAATGGTGCTGGAAAATCAACGTTCCTAAATATCATTTCTAACAAAATGGATCCCACTTCTGGCAATGTCACCTTAGAGTCTGGTAAACGGATGTCTGTCTTGGAACAAGATCACTCCATGTTTGATAATTATAATGTCCTAGAGACGGTCGTAATCGGGAATGAGCCGCTTTACAAGATCAAAAAGGAAATGGATGAGATCTATGCCAAAGAAGATTTTAATGATGCTGATGGTGAACGCGTTGGAGTCCTTCAAGTTGAATTTGAAGAAATGGACGGTTGGAATGCCGAGAGTAATGCCGCTGCCCTACTTTCTAATTTAGGTATAGAGTCAAGTTCTCACTATACATTGATTAAGGACTTAGATGGACCACAAAAAGTGAGAGTACTCTTAGCTAAAGCTATTTTTGGAAATCCTGATGTATTAATTATGGATGAGCCTACCAACGATTTAGATTATGAAACTATATCTTGGTTGGAGAATTTCTTAGCAAACTTCAATAACACCGTTATTGTGGTTTCTCACGACCGTCACTTCTTAGATGCGGTTTGTACTCATATCTCTGATATAGATTTTGGAAAAATCAACCATTATAGCGGTAACTATACCTTTTGGTATGAGTCGTCTCAACTCGCTGCCAAGCAACGTGCACAGCAAAACAAAAAGTCTGAAGAAAAGAAAAAAGAACTTCAACAATTTATTGAGCGTTTTAGTGCTAACGTGTCTAAGTCGAAGCAAGCGACGTCGAGAAAGAAAATGTTGGACAAATTGGACTTCCAGAATATCAAACCTTCGAATAGAAGATATCCTGCTATTATTTTTGAAAAAGAAAGAGAAGCTGGAGATCAAATTTTACATGCTGAAAACCTATCGGCTAGCATAGACGGTGAAGTCATTTTTAAAAATGTTCACATCAATTTAAACAAAAGTGATAAAGTGGTCTTTTATTCAAAAGATTCTCGTGCTACCAGTGCTTTATATGAAATCATCAATGGCAATGCAGAACCAGATACAGGCTCTTATAAATGGGGAGTCACGACCAATCAATCCTACTTACCTAACGACAATAGTGACTATTTCGAAAGTAAATTTTCTCTTGTAGATTGGCTAAGACAATGGGCTAAAACTGAAGAAGAGAGAGAGGAAGTTCACATCCGTGGGTTTTTAGGCAAAATGCTTTTTAGTGGCGATGAAGCACTAAAGACTTGTAATGTACTTTCTGGAGGTGAAAAAGTAAGGTGTATGGTTAGTAGAATGATGATGACTAGAGCCAATGTTTTGATTTTAGATGAACCTACCAATCACTTAGATCTTGAAACCATAA
It contains:
- the tnpA gene encoding IS200/IS605 family transposase, translating into MTNSKYIHKSHNVSVLLYHFVFPAKYRRLVFDKKVDHTLIEVCLEIEKRYEIHSLEIGIDKDHAHFLLQSVPLKSPKSIVKMLKSSTVREIFQRHPEVKKIVWGGAFWSSGYFVNTVSKFGMESAISKYVRDQGMDKEYDVLHKKDQMRLF
- a CDS encoding DUF2490 domain-containing protein, with the translated sequence MKIYFILIGFFLSYNSLAQVEESKLGAWYMYFYNVNLNESAWGIQGDFQYRHWNTIGDLEQLLLRSGLTYTPKNTTAVFTVGYANITTGTPGESDNTFGENRIYQEALIPQKIAKRFFLTHRFRYEQRWVENQDFRTRLRYNLFLNITLNGTELKKGVFYAAFYNELFMNGERSNGVSDLELFDRNRTYFGLGYALSSSSRIQLGWMRQETNNWTKGQLQFSLHQNLNF
- a CDS encoding TlpA family protein disulfide reductase, translating into MSCTNHTEDKETYVGGRIVNPNTNYVTLKHNDDIIDTIALDSNNNFGFRFSIDKESVYTFKHHPESQSMYLKPGDSSVLRVNTMAFDESLSFDGDSSEENNFLINMFLLNEEDNDLILSYYRISPDAFTKKTDSLRALRLAKFNTLESKSNFSPYFKNIALSTINYEHYDMRERYAFLIRKYIPVKFKEFPKDYFSYREDVNFNDSDLVSNFSYMRFLDNYLKNYSIEVCEPSNRECFDLNDHKNLKRRLNLVHELFENDYLKTNFFNRLIRREIVFSQTKAQLEETLSIIQKFDRPTLDEEELHQLTAIQSQYLIGSSLKEARFKSTSSDTLSFKSLAQGQPVVLYTWSALSLEAKKSNLKKIDELRDKYPKVKFLSINLDFQNGALWQNALKQLDFKYSTEFQIISDAPFSKYSFFRNYLNKVYVVDQSFTITDNSLNLNDPKLENHILSLLNR
- a CDS encoding carbonic anhydrase family protein is translated as MMKNPLKIIVVTFTFFSLLACNLEKKTNLEESNSEAKTQSEALVEKVLSKQEQDALTPDQVIKSLKEGNVRFTNNDLTKRDHSKQVRNSTLSQFPKAIVLSCVDSRVPVEDVFDRGIGDLFVARVAGNFVNEDILGSMEFACKVSGSKLILVMGHEHCGAIKAAIDDVKLGNITSMLGNIKPAVESIEYAGERTSKNEEFVHMVCESNVKNTIDQIRINSPILKEMEANGEIKIVGSVYDMDNGKVVWLE
- a CDS encoding ABC-F family ATP-binding cassette domain-containing protein encodes the protein MLSVSNLSVQFGKRILFDEVNTTFTTGNCYGIIGANGAGKSTFLNIISNKMDPTSGNVTLESGKRMSVLEQDHSMFDNYNVLETVVIGNEPLYKIKKEMDEIYAKEDFNDADGERVGVLQVEFEEMDGWNAESNAAALLSNLGIESSSHYTLIKDLDGPQKVRVLLAKAIFGNPDVLIMDEPTNDLDYETISWLENFLANFNNTVIVVSHDRHFLDAVCTHISDIDFGKINHYSGNYTFWYESSQLAAKQRAQQNKKSEEKKKELQQFIERFSANVSKSKQATSRKKMLDKLDFQNIKPSNRRYPAIIFEKEREAGDQILHAENLSASIDGEVIFKNVHINLNKSDKVVFYSKDSRATSALYEIINGNAEPDTGSYKWGVTTNQSYLPNDNSDYFESKFSLVDWLRQWAKTEEEREEVHIRGFLGKMLFSGDEALKTCNVLSGGEKVRCMVSRMMMTRANVLILDEPTNHLDLETITAFNNSLKNFKGNILLTTHDHQFAQTVGNRVIELTPNGIIDKFSTFDEYMSDPKIKEQREKMYAVEA
- a CDS encoding LytR/AlgR family response regulator transcription factor, producing MKTLVIIEDEKPAARRLERIINDLGYEVQQKLHSVEESIDWFQHQPKVDLIFLDIQLSDGLSFEIFEKVKVEADIIFTTAYDEYALKAFKLNSIDYLLKPIDVEELSHALQKFEKRHIPKLIDPEALKNLMQEQTSTSSFKTRFSVKVGDHIKTYPIDEIACFYSEYKATSLVTFEGKSYVIDDSLNTLEQQLPTTDFFRINRSHFINYKAIQDLVSYSSSRIKVNLKGVKEPAIVSRERVSDFKKWIG